ATTAAAGACAGACACATCATCCGTTGATTTTCCACAGCCACGCAAATTCACTAAATGCACTTTATAATACGGGGTAAACATTTCCGCAAACCGATTACCATTTTCGTTAAATTCACTGTATAAATGCGTCACACAGAGCGGTTTCCCCTCGCCTTTTGTAAAAACTTCGAAAACTCCTCGCGTTGTTTCAATTAGCTGCTGTTCCCACATAATCCCACTCCTTATTTTTCCAATATTCTAATAAATTTTCGCATAGTTAATGAGTGGATACAATGGCGATTTAATATTTAACTATTTTTCTTTAGTAATATTGATAAATCACTTTGAAAAACACTAATGGGAAGGTTTTTATAATACATTGGAAGAATTATTAAATAGTAAGAAATAAATTGTTATATAGAAAAGGGTTGAACTAATTGTCATTACATTATCAAGAATACGGTAATAAAAGTGCTTCTCTCATAATTTTTTTACACGGCGGCGGAGTAAGCAATTGGATGTGGGGTAGACAAATTCAATATTTTACTCATTATCATTGCATAGTTCCAAACATGCCCGAACATGGGTTAAACAATAATGAAATTCACTTTTCTATAAAAAGAAGCGCAGAAGAGGTAATTAAATTAATTGAAGCAAAAGCCGATGGTAAGAAAGTAATTCTAATAGGTTTTTCTTTAGGTGCACAAGTAATTATCCAATTATTAAGCTCAAACCCAGAATTAGTTGATGTTGCAATTATAAATAGTGCTGCTGTCAGACCCCTTTCTCATATTAAAAAATTAATAAAACCTGCTCTTAGATTAACTTTTCCATTAATAAAAAAGAAATCGTTTTCTAAACTTCAAGCAAAGTCCATGTATATAAGTAATGACAATTTCGAGAAATATTATGAAGAAAGTTGTCAAATAAAGTTAGACACCCTTGCTAGAGTACTTGAAGAAAACATGTCCTTTACAATACCTGAAGACTTTAGAAAGGCATCCGCAAAAATATTAGTTACAGTAGGTGAAAAGGAAAAAGCTATTATGAAAAAATCTGCAAAAGATATTGTAAAAGCCAATTCAAATTGTATTGGTGTTATTTTACCTGAAGTCGGACATGGTGTTTCTTTAGCAATGCCAGATTTCTTTAATCACATGGTTGAATTATGGATCAGTGAAGGTAAACTTCTAAAAGAATGTAAAGTTTTTAGTTAAAATTATTGAATTTGCATCGACCATAAATAAACAAAAGGACTTCCTTTACGAATCCTTTTGTTTTGAATAATGGTCTCCAACTAGCCTTTATCTAATTACATACTTTCCGGTGTTGGATTCCAAGTAACTTATATCCATCCTTTAATACGGTTGCCACTGCAAAACATAGCTGTAGACGGTTTTCCCGCTGTGTACATATGGACCTGTTTCGCCTAGAAAATTCAACATTTACCATGAGCGGAAAACAAAAAAACTACTGAAATCATCGTCTCAGTAGTTTTAGTTCAGTAAGCCTTTAGCAGAGGCATAAGTTACATCTATTCATTTCCCTTAGTTTCAGGGATGTTTGAAAAAAATTTGCGTCCAATAAAGGTTTGGACAATTAAGAATAACCCTCCGACTGCCCAGTACAGTGGGAGTGCAGCCATCGAAGACAATGAAATAATGACAATCATAATTGGTGATACATAAATCATCAGTTTCATTTGGTTCTTCTGAGCATCCGGTACGGTTTGAAGCGATACTTTCGCTTGTACAAAATAAACGATACCTGCGATTGCAGTCATCCAAATATCTGTAGAGCCAAGATCAAACCATAGGAATGAATGTGTTTTAATTTCAGTCGAATATAAAATCGCATAGTATAAGCCCATAATAATCGGCATTTGTATAAGCGCTGGCAGGCAGCCCATATTTAACGGATTAATATTATGTTCTTTGTAGAGCGACATCATTTCCTGCTGAACCGCCGTTCTTTCTTCCGGAGTTTTTGCTGCTTTTAAACGTTTCTGGATATCCTCCATTTGTGGACGGACAAAATCCATTTTCACTTTCATTGTAGCTTGACTGCGGTAAGTTTTAAGCATAAACGGCATTAGTACGAGACGAATAATTAAAATAATAGCAATAATAGCCAAACCATAGCTGCCGTTAAATAATTCACCAAATGTGTTTAACGTCCAATCCATCGGACGTACAAATGTTGAATAGAAGAAGCCTTCTTTGTTTTCAACACTTTCACAGCCTGCCAGTAAAAGTGGAACGGATAGAAGGAAAACACTAAGTTTTAAGTTTTTCATAGTTCACCTGCTCAACAATCTTGTAATTCGTTTATATCTTAAAATATTTTTCAATAAAAAGACAGTAATTACTCTTACAAATGTTAAGTTTTTTTAATATGAACGTAATAAAACATAATTTTATTTACATTTTTATATTTATTTCCCTGCTTACAGGAAGTTCAGGATACCTATTTATACCTACTCCATTCCTTATGACTTCTTTAATAGGCTCCCAAAAATTTCGTCATTATGTGTTCCTGCTTTTACCCCGATTTCCCCATAAGATGCCTTGAAAAGATTGGATTTAATCGGACATGCGATCTGGTTTTGTGTCGTTCCATCCGGCTTTGCTACTTCCACAAACATTTCCCGTTCCTTGAAAAGTGGATGGGCAACTGTTTCTTCAAAGGTCAATACCGGCTCCACACAAGCATCTACTTCGGAGAAAATAGATTGCCATTCTTCCAATGTCTTTTGCATAAAAGTACTTTGCAGCTGTTCTTTCAGCGTGGCAATATCATCTGGTTTATTACTCATTGCTAATCGGAGTAATTCCGGGGATTCGATTGCCTGACATAACTGCTGCCTGAATTTCGGTTCTAGACTGCCGATAGAAAGGTACCGACCATCCAACGTCTCATAATAACCATATAATGATCCACCGTTTAAGATCAGTTCTTCACGCGCAAGCGGTTTTCCTTCTGCTAAATAGTCATGGGCAAATAAGGCGTTTAACGTTAAAGCACAATCCGTCATACTAATATCCAGATGCTGCCCCAGTCCTGTTTTTCCACGATAAATGACAGCCGATAAAATACCGATTACCGCATGCATTGATCCCCCCGCCAAATCAGCCACCTGAAAGCCTATATTTGCCGGGCCATTTTCTTTTGTACCTGAATATCCTTGCAACCCCGATAAGGCTACATAGTTAATATCATGCCCGCCGCGTTCACGGTACTGCCCTGTTTGACCGTAGCCTGTAATAGAACAGTATATTAAGCCAGGATTGATCGCTCTCAATGTTTCATAATCGAGACCAAGACGCGCCATCACGCCAGGGCGGAACTGTTCAACAACAATATCGAATTCCTGTTCCCTTAAAAGCTCCTTCAGAGATGCGATAACTTCCGGAGATTTTAAATCGACCGCCAGCGATTTTTTAGAGCGCTGCAAATACTCGTCCGGTCCCCATTGCTTGCCCTCTTCTACCGGTTTTGTGACATGTATCACTTCCGCTCCAAGATCCGCCAGCATCATCGTCGCAAACGGACCTGGCAATAATGTGGAGAAATCCAATACTTTTAATCCTTTTAACAGCATTAATTCTTCATCCTTCCATAATAAATTAAGGCCGTACTGAAAGCTGAACTTTCAACACGGCCCCCAATTGTCCTATTTATTGATTTGTAACTGTTTTTAAAAAATTCGGAGGGCGTTTCTCAAAGAACGCACGGATGCCTTCATTTACTTCCCCTGTAGTAAATGTTTTCGCAAAAGCTTCCCGTTCAACTAATAAACCTTGTTCCAACGGCAATTCTTCTGCAGCCAAAATACTCTCTTTAATGAGCCCGATCGCTCCTACCGCACTTTGAGCAAGCTTATTTGCGAATGCGATTGCGTTTTCTTCCAACTCTTCCGGAGCTACCGCTTCTGTAATTAAGCCGATTGCTGCAGCTTCGTCAGCTTTTAAACGTTTGCTTAAATACATTAATTCACGTGCTTTTGCTCCGCCCACCAACCTTGTCATACGCTGTGTACCGCCAGCACCTGGCAATAAGCCCAATGATGCTTCCGTTAACCCAATTGTGCCGGCACCCATAATACGGAAATCGCATGCAAGTACGAATTCACATCCACCGCCTAATGCATGGCCATTAATTGCGGCAATTGTTGGTACCCTTAATGCTTCCAGTCGATTGAAAATCTCTTGTACATGTTTTGAGCTTTCGGCAAAATCCACGTTTTCATCAGAGCTGCCCATTGCCCCCAGGTCTGCACCTGCAATAAAGATTTTCGGGTTGGCAGATTTAAACACAATGGCCCGGATTGCCGGATTTTTCTCGACTTCTTCAATCAGCTGCAATAAGTCCTGTTGAATTCCCGCATTTAATGTATTGGCTGGCGGATTATTAATTGTTACGACGTGTACACCGTAATCCAACTTCTCTATCGTCATTGTTTCAAGGTTCATCCGTTTTCCTCCTTATCTTGGGGCCATGCGAATCGCACCATCAAGTCGAATTGTCTCACCGTTTAACATTGGATTTTCAAAAATCGCCTTTACTAAATGTGCATATTCATCTGCTTCACCTAAACGGGAAGGGAATGGGATTTGTTTTCCTAACGCT
This window of the Solibacillus isronensis genome carries:
- a CDS encoding CaiB/BaiF CoA transferase family protein; amino-acid sequence: MLLKGLKVLDFSTLLPGPFATMMLADLGAEVIHVTKPVEEGKQWGPDEYLQRSKKSLAVDLKSPEVIASLKELLREQEFDIVVEQFRPGVMARLGLDYETLRAINPGLIYCSITGYGQTGQYRERGGHDINYVALSGLQGYSGTKENGPANIGFQVADLAGGSMHAVIGILSAVIYRGKTGLGQHLDISMTDCALTLNALFAHDYLAEGKPLAREELILNGGSLYGYYETLDGRYLSIGSLEPKFRQQLCQAIESPELLRLAMSNKPDDIATLKEQLQSTFMQKTLEEWQSIFSEVDACVEPVLTFEETVAHPLFKEREMFVEVAKPDGTTQNQIACPIKSNLFKASYGEIGVKAGTHNDEIFGSLLKKS
- a CDS encoding DALR anticodon-binding domain-containing protein, translated to MVNVEFSRRNRSICTQRENRLQLCFAVATVLKDGYKLLGIQHRKVCN
- a CDS encoding alpha/beta fold hydrolase; the encoded protein is MSLHYQEYGNKSASLIIFLHGGGVSNWMWGRQIQYFTHYHCIVPNMPEHGLNNNEIHFSIKRSAEEVIKLIEAKADGKKVILIGFSLGAQVIIQLLSSNPELVDVAIINSAAVRPLSHIKKLIKPALRLTFPLIKKKSFSKLQAKSMYISNDNFEKYYEESCQIKLDTLARVLEENMSFTIPEDFRKASAKILVTVGEKEKAIMKKSAKDIVKANSNCIGVILPEVGHGVSLAMPDFFNHMVELWISEGKLLKECKVFS
- a CDS encoding enoyl-CoA hydratase/isomerase family protein, whose translation is MNLETMTIEKLDYGVHVVTINNPPANTLNAGIQQDLLQLIEEVEKNPAIRAIVFKSANPKIFIAGADLGAMGSSDENVDFAESSKHVQEIFNRLEALRVPTIAAINGHALGGGCEFVLACDFRIMGAGTIGLTEASLGLLPGAGGTQRMTRLVGGAKARELMYLSKRLKADEAAAIGLITEAVAPEELEENAIAFANKLAQSAVGAIGLIKESILAAEELPLEQGLLVEREAFAKTFTTGEVNEGIRAFFEKRPPNFLKTVTNQ
- the yidC gene encoding membrane protein insertase YidC, with product MKNLKLSVFLLSVPLLLAGCESVENKEGFFYSTFVRPMDWTLNTFGELFNGSYGLAIIAIILIIRLVLMPFMLKTYRSQATMKVKMDFVRPQMEDIQKRLKAAKTPEERTAVQQEMMSLYKEHNINPLNMGCLPALIQMPIIMGLYYAILYSTEIKTHSFLWFDLGSTDIWMTAIAGIVYFVQAKVSLQTVPDAQKNQMKLMIYVSPIMIVIISLSSMAALPLYWAVGGLFLIVQTFIGRKFFSNIPETKGNE